TTGTGCATTTTTAGTATTGTTTCTAGGCAAGGTGTTGAAATTAGAGTTGAGCTTGCTTGTTGTGACTGAATTCTCAAAAGTATGACACAGTTCTGACACTGATAAGCCACTGAAGATATATGTACTTGTCACAGTGTAatccctggagaagaaaagacagaaaaaatataGATGTTCATGGCAATGTTTTCTCTTTATTCAGccttcccccccaccccaagATGAACAAACAGAGAAGTCCAACCAAACTGCAGCTCCTGTTCAGAAATATTCTCTTTGTCCCTAGTTTGGATGATGGGCAGTGTCCTGAAACAAAATCTGAATGAGCAGGTGGATGAACATGAATGTTGTGGGGTCTGCTTGACAGGAGAAACACAACACCTAACTTTTTAATCTTCCTGTGATAACTCATGTGGAGACTCTTTCTCCTCCATGAGTGTTTTAGCTGTTCATGTTTTATACTAGAGTCTATCAGATATCATGCCCCCTAAACATGATCCAAAACTTGCATTTTGCATATTGCAttagaaagaggaaagaataattgctattttcctttttccatgctAGTGAAGCACAGATTTTGCAAGGCTTTGTTGTTTCTGTGttatttgttgctttttttttaatatcctttTGCTAGTtcctgaagaattttttttctgagcctAATTTATCTATCTCATAATTGCTATTTGCTACCACTTTGCATCCTAGAGGTGCATCCTTAGAGGTGTGACGTGGACAGACACACAGGATTTTTTAAACTGGCATTTTCTAGGCTGGTTTCATGGAAGTCACCATTTTAttctgtgaaagaaaggatttctgtgTGGGTTTAATAtatatttcaaatttataaaGAACTGGGCAAGGCAGGAATTCTCATGAGGAATTGCTTTCTCATAAAACCTCTACCTTAATTTCTAGACCTGACAGGGTAAAGACGTTATTCCTCATCTCAGCACTTCTTGGGGTGTTAAATGACTCTTGAAAGTGTTACCAGTGACTCATCAGTGAGTATTGCTCTGCCCTGTAACACAGAGTGATTTgactaaaacaaacaaacaaatggtTTTAATGTAGGTCCATTACTCCTAGTGCTGAGCAGCTTCTGTGGATCCTGGAAAATTGTCAGCTTAAAcactttttcctcctctctttgCTTCCTATTAAGTCAAATAGAACAGATGGGAAGAGGACATGAAATGAAGAACAGAAGTAGACAGTGataaatttttttctcaagaGGGATGAATCACTTACTTTACTTCTGCCAGCTGAAATCCTCTCCCCAGTTTTATTTCTCCATGAAAGAAATTGCTGAGGGTGGCGATGGCTGGGTCTGTGCACACAAATAggatgggagctgctgggggattgcctgtgggcagagcagcagtCTCTGGAATGATGGCTACGTGGGAAGTGCTCCATGAAGCACCCTCTGCTTTAATGTATTTTGTAGCATGAAGGAATGTAAAACTGCAGTGTGTAGTAATAGTGTTGTAACCACGGTGGTCTGCTGGGAGGAGAAGCAAGATTTTTGTGGAGACAGTTTCTTCTTTGGCCAATTTGTCTAGGAAAAGTTAACTACTTTGTAGGAATGTTAGTCCTTCAGCTGATAACTTCACATGAAGGAGCTGGGAGCATAATATTTACTCATTTTTTACTACTAGCCAACTGATCTTTATTATAAGAGATGGCATTTTTTTGTACTGCAGAGTCTTCCTCTTTCCTTAAAAAGCTCCCTTAAACACCCATGTAACACCATGTTTCTGTCAGCAGCTCTCTGAACATTATTGACCcaaagttttattttccttcctagTGCTCCCGGGAGCGGGCCTATGTTCAAATCCACCACGGTGACCGTGCGAGATGACTGCAGTGATGTCCCCAAAAGTGCTGCCACAGATTCTGCCCAGAGCCAGGACTTGAGCTGCACGCTGATGCACGATGCACAGAACTGCAAGGACATGGCTTCTGTTATTTCTCCCTCTCCTGGAGATGCAGGAGGTCAGCAATCTGACCCTAACAAATGCGGGGATCAGCTTCAAGGAGCTCAAGGACACAGAGTTGGGttctcctttgcttttcccAAGAAAGCAGCAGTCAAACTGGAGTCTTCAGCtgctgttttctatgagtttaaTGAGGAAGCCTCCATGGAGCATGGATTTAGCAGGAGGAGTAGGTTTGTTCCAGGAACGTGCAGCCTTCAGTCTCCTTCggcagcagcagaaatagcCGTGTGCCCTGAGGAGAAACACAACTGCTCTCACCCGCTGGTGGAGAAATGCACGGACACAGCAGAGGCTCCTGAAGCTCAGGAGCTGTCCAGTGAAGGGAGCAGGGTGCTGGAGAGCCCAGCCTTGCCTCCTGCCATGCCCCACTCAAAGCAGCTGGTGTCCCCAGACACGGATGGCCACGgtgtgggtgtgagtgtggcCGAGTTAGGGGACCAAagggtggccctggctgcagacagTGCCCAGgtcctgcccctgtccccagagctgcaggcagacaGAGCTCCTGAGCAGGAACTGGTGGAGGAGTGCTCCTCTCTGCAGgatgctgcagaggaaaactgtAATGATGGGAACAGGGATGCACCTGCAActgaaactgaaataaaaactcTGGGGGCCgatgcagcagctccagcaccatcTGAAGAAGGCAGTGGAGCCCCAAAAAGCAAACCAGATGTATACAAGAGACCCTGTCAGCCCTTTGTTCCTGTACTCAGCAAATATGGATCAAATGTTCTTCAGTGGCCATCAGAAATGTTAATTTACACAAGTACAGACCCATCAATTTCTTATAGCTGTAATCCtttatattttgattttaagTCATCAAGACCAAGTGAAAGCCAAGAAAAGCCCAAGCATCAACCAAACATACCTCATTTGCACCATAAAACTGAATCTGATCATATCTTAGTCTCAGATTTTACAAAAAGACCTACTTCAGAGTGTGGTGATTATGAAGTAGAAGTGAATAAAAACGTGTGCAACTATACAATACCCCTGTTAAGTGATGTTTCCCTCTTCAGAAATTGTGACCTtgcaaaaaatcaaaacaaagtgtCCTTGGATGAGTCATTCAGGattagaaaaatagaaaagtatCACATATCTCATAACCCCTTACGACAAAACACTGTGATAGATGAGAAATACAACAAAGTCTGGATCAAAGAAGGCCATGAAAAATGGCTTCACAAAAGCAGAAAAcggaaaaggagaagaaaattatGTCACTGTCATTATCATCACTGTGGAGACACAACAGTAGCAGAAATGGAGATGTCTCCAGTAACTGAAAAAGAAGTTGCTTACAGAGATGAAAACAAATATCAGCACCTCCAAAACAATGCAGAGAAGTGCAGGCACGATGCAGGAAATATCTGGTTTACTGCAGGCGAggtgcagcagccacagccaaaGTTTGGCATTGACAGTGGTCCTAAGAGAGTCGTGTCTGCCTCAGATCACATTCACTGGGACAGAGGCTGGTGTGACTTTTGGAGTGCAAAAGGCAGCGCCCATCACCACCACGGCTGTAAGGGAGCGCACAGGAAGAGCAAAGGCAGCTCCCGGAGGCAGGCcaagcagctgagctccaggaggcaCAGCCTAAGGCACTCCAAAACGTGCTGCAGATGGAAAGTCAGGAGGCCGAGCTGTAGCCCAGAGCATAAATGTTTGGGACAGTGCAGTGAGGAGAAGGGGCCGAGCCAAACCCAGCCCACAAAGAGGGGTTACAGTGTCCTGACAGAAGAGCCCGAGAAGCCGCACCGCAAGCGGAGGCAGCACACCTATTCCTACTCCTCTTCCTCAGATGAAAGCTCCTGTGGACAGGCATTATCAGCAGAGGAATACCTAAGGCAAGGACATGCTTTAGGTGCCCACCACAGGGCAAAAGGGAAACGCAGGAAAAGGAAGGCGAGGATCCATCATGTTTTCCTCGACAGGAACGCGAAAAGTGAGACCTCTGAATCTTCCAAAGAAAATTCTGCCAGTTCTACAGTAAATATTGTGGGGGAGTTACCGACTCAAGACAATCTAGAGGGAACTAATGCAGCTCCCAGGGATGATGATGCAAAAGACAGGGATGAAACaatggagctggaggagagcaagGCACCTATGGAAAGTGCAGATCCGCAGGTAGTGGAAGATGATAAAGCGACGGTGTGCTCAGTGATGGAGAGTGCACCAGCCACGCTTCCCGATGGCGCCATCACaacttctgctgctcctgctgcccctcagcACAGTGCTCCAGCGACTGCTGTCAAACAGGGCGCTCCccaagagggaaagaaaaaggaaaacgtCAACAGCCGCGAAAACCCAGCTCGTTACAAAGTTCCCGTCCCCAACAGACACTTGGAACAAACTCCTCCCAAATCCTACCTTTGCCATTACGAGCTGGCCGACTCTCTCCCGCACGAGAAGATGGGCGAGGTGGCCGGCGAATGGCTGCAGTGCAATCCTGGCATATTCAGCAGCCCCCCTCCCTTGCCATTCAAAGAAGCACACCTCAACACCCACACCTTCCTAACCACCGAGCAGCTCATAGCCCCCTTCCCCCTGCCCGACCAGGCCCTGCTCTTCCCTCCCGACAGCCCGGAGAAGTTCAAGGAGCTCCCCTCGGAGGCCTACCCTCAGCAGATGGTGCCGCAGAACGTGCTGTCGGCCAAGGTGAAGTTCGCCCTGGCcccaccagccctgccaccGCTGCCACCGCCGCCGCTGCGCTCCAGCTCGGTGACCACCATCCACCACACGGTGCTGCAGCATCACGCCGGGGTGCTCAAGGTGCTGCAGCCGCACCAGCAGTTCCTGTCGCAGGTGCCGGCCCTGTCCAGAGCGCAGCCCTTGGCCCAGCTGGCCGTGTCCCCGGCAGGCCAGGCCGCGCTGGTGGcaccgccgccgctgccgctgctgccgcccgcCGTGCTGCCGCCCGCGCCGCTGCCCTTCCCGCCGCTGCCGCACCCCGCCggcttcccctccctgctggcccCGCACCCCGCCGTCATCCCCCTGCAGCCGCTCTTCTAGGACACacggaaaaagaaaaataagggaaaaaaaatggcctTCACCCAAACTGCTGTTTCTTAAACTGGTTAAAATTCCTTGCTCCTCGGGAAGCATTTACTGTAAGTATAACGATGCAAGAAACATTGAGACCTACACTATTGCTAAAGCACTGAATAGTCCGATACTAATTACgaactatatatatatgtgaaaATCATGTCTTAGAATATGTAtaatgtatataaaatatatttatagttCTATAACTTATGTTGTAAAGTATTCACTTTTTCGTTTTTTTATCTTTGTGTATTTGCACCTATTTAATGTTTAGACAAAGCTGATGCACTATGTTTTGTACTATGTTCTCTGAAACTGTAAATCTAGTGACAAACTATCTCTTGCAATAAATTTTTGTTAACTACTTAAGCATATCAAAAATCTTTCATTACAAGCCTCATGGATGTTGTTCTTCCAtgtcctcctgcagctggataGCATCCTCTGCCCCTGCTATGCTGGGATAACCAGGTTTCCTACACGCCAGTGATTTATCAGGGAGGCTCAGAGGCCAATACCTCGAGGGCAGCTGTCTCACCAAGCCAGAGAGAAAGGGTAATAGATGTGTTTGTGTTAGCAGCTTGATGTCACTGTGACAAATTTTGCCCACTTGTACTGTGTGCACACACTGCTGACTGGTGGAGCTGATCCCCACTATACCAAACCACAGAAAGGCAATGTAACAAACATAATGCTGGTGCtggaaggggaagaaaggccAATATTGACAGCAGCTTGGCTTGGAGGGAATGTTGCTTGTAGTGAAAGGGTGTAGAGCCTTGGTTCCACCCAGCAGAGAGAGGTCCTTGCTGCTGGGCAGCGTGTGAAGGCAGCAAGAGCACAGCGGCAGGAAGGGGACATCAGGAAACCCACCAGGGTTTGATACAAATTCTtacacagcagcaggaaggggacATCAGGAAACCCACCAGGGTTTGATGCAAATTCTTACCTCACTtcaccccctccccccccacccTTCTTCCAGCAGCATTTCACTAAAGATAATAGAATACCACAGCATAGAGATTAATTGAAGTAATAATGTACTGCCATTGTTTCTAACTGTGTTTCAGAGACTTCTCCCTACCTCTGCAGCCTTTTCATTGCTGTCAGACCTCACCCAGCTTTAGCTGGTGCAATCTCCTCATTTGCTTTTAGCATGAGGTGTATCAGAGCCATGCCTGCGACAGTCCAGAATAAAAGCAGAAGTCATTCTGAGGTAGAGCCATCCCTTTGAGTTAAAATGAAGTGTTATCATGTGAGTGAAGCCAAGGATTTGCAGCATGAAGGTTAGTGCTAGAAGTAGGCCCTCCATAAGAAAAGGTAGGTAGGCTCTCCCCATTAATTACTTCTTTTCACCTTTTTATATACTATAATAAAAATCATATAAAGTCGAACTGGAAGAACAGTGAATTTTAAGCATTATTAATAGACACTGCATATTAATAGCTACAGGCATAAAGTAATGCTATATCTTACAACATATATATCTGGATCTTATTTTCTGCATCGATAGCATTAGGACTTACCTGTATGGATATTGCAAGAACTTACCTGTACGGATATTGCAAGTTTTAGTATAATATCACATCAAAACTGTGGCAAACAACATCTTGCCACTGTGATTACAGAGTCACCTGCTCAAGGGACGTGATCTTCCCATGTGGTGTGGTCACAAAGGGCTAATTTAtgtgttaaaaagcaaaaagtTGCCAAGGAAGAGCAGATGAGCAGCCAGGTTCTGGAGAGTGCCCGGATCCCCcacctgaggctgcagcagggaatggGAGTGGGGAGCATCCCCCCTGTGATGCTAGAGGGAAGGTGTGTTTTCTCTAGCTCTAACTTCAGGTGGGTGCCCGTTTCTATTCACGTGGTACCTGAGAAATACAGGACTAAGTGACTTTATACTGCTTTATttccagaggctgctgcagaagGTGTTTGTCTCCCCTCTACACCCTCTGTGGCCGGGCAGGGGAATCTCCTTTGGAGGCGGGAGGGTTGTCCTGGGTGATTTGGGTCCCTTGGGTGACTTGTCCTGGCTCTTGCCCTTCTGATCTCCCATCAAAGACAAAACCCATCTCAtcatagagaaaaaaagaaaaaagaatccaCATAGGACTAATACGGTTGCACGTTCTGGCAGAGTAAAGATAGccaatttaaaattttcagttgCAGTGTTCATTGAAAAATCCCATCTGTGAACTTGGAGGtccacattttttcccccaaaatgttCCAACGCCTTCgaattcttcttttttccttccaatttaaattattttaggtTGTTAAACAGTTTTAAGACATTGCACAATTCTTTATTATCTACTGTAATTGCTGTTCAATAGTGTATaaactatttaaaatataaGACTAATAACCATAAAATGTAATAATTTTCTAAGATGGTATTGCCTTTAATGCTAGAACTGTTTGTATATGTGACTTCATATGTAAAAGCAAAAGCagtataaaaataaatcataagTTAAGTTTCAAATTGAACACACTAAATTAAATTACCTAATGAAATATTCTTTTGAGTTTCTGGTTTATTATTAAATACATAATTCCTAGTAAGTTACATAAGGGTAGTTCTTCTTTTGTATCTTTTATCTAGTATTTCAGattaaatgtgtatttttattcCATAAATTGGTAGTTTAATTTAGAAACAAAGAACTATTGCAAGTGCTAAGTAATTGAATTTTTATAATCCTAAATAATCCTAAATAAATTCTACCCAATTCCTTAAATGTAATAATTTActtctgaatttaaaaatttgCACAGATCTAGTGTGTTTAAGTTCCTGTCTAAGCTGAATTTACTGTGTAAGCAGTAAAAGTGTTGCTCCCAAAGGGCAAGAATTAGACCTTGGGACAGAGCACTGCGTGAGGTTAGAGAATTTGtgatttcccagagcagctctgcagagaaactCCTGAAAAGGCACTGTGTTCCACAGAGAGGAGAAGAAAACCTTTATTTTGGTCCTTAGAAAGTTGCAGCCTGCCCAGACTGACCTTCCTGGGGACATTCCATTTCTCAGGTAACCTGAGCCATGAAATAATAATGGTCCAGAGGAGCTCTTGGGCATTAAGGAATGCTCAGAGGGACATTTTGGATAACTGGGCTCTTGTCTTGTGTCTGTAAGTgcacagaa
The nucleotide sequence above comes from Zonotrichia albicollis isolate bZonAlb1 chromosome 10, bZonAlb1.hap1, whole genome shotgun sequence. Encoded proteins:
- the LOC113459258 gene encoding zinc finger protein 804A, coding for MECYYIVISSAHLSNGHFRNIKGVFRGPLSKNGNKTLDYAEKKNTIAKALEDLKANFYCELCDKQYYKHQEFDNHINSYDHAHKQRLKELKQREFARNVASKSRKDERKQEKALQRLHKLAELRKERTCAPGSGPMFKSTTVTVRDDCSDVPKSAATDSAQSQDLSCTLMHDAQNCKDMASVISPSPGDAGGQQSDPNKCGDQLQGAQGHRVGFSFAFPKKAAVKLESSAAVFYEFNEEASMEHGFSRRSRFVPGTCSLQSPSAAAEIAVCPEEKHNCSHPLVEKCTDTAEAPEAQELSSEGSRVLESPALPPAMPHSKQLVSPDTDGHGVGVSVAELGDQRVALAADSAQVLPLSPELQADRAPEQELVEECSSLQDAAEENCNDGNRDAPATETEIKTLGADAAAPAPSEEGSGAPKSKPDVYKRPCQPFVPVLSKYGSNVLQWPSEMLIYTSTDPSISYSCNPLYFDFKSSRPSESQEKPKHQPNIPHLHHKTESDHILVSDFTKRPTSECGDYEVEVNKNVCNYTIPLLSDVSLFRNCDLAKNQNKVSLDESFRIRKIEKYHISHNPLRQNTVIDEKYNKVWIKEGHEKWLHKSRKRKRRRKLCHCHYHHCGDTTVAEMEMSPVTEKEVAYRDENKYQHLQNNAEKCRHDAGNIWFTAGEVQQPQPKFGIDSGPKRVVSASDHIHWDRGWCDFWSAKGSAHHHHGCKGAHRKSKGSSRRQAKQLSSRRHSLRHSKTCCRWKVRRPSCSPEHKCLGQCSEEKGPSQTQPTKRGYSVLTEEPEKPHRKRRQHTYSYSSSSDESSCGQALSAEEYLRQGHALGAHHRAKGKRRKRKARIHHVFLDRNAKSETSESSKENSASSTVNIVGELPTQDNLEGTNAAPRDDDAKDRDETMELEESKAPMESADPQVVEDDKATVCSVMESAPATLPDGAITTSAAPAAPQHSAPATAVKQGAPQEGKKKENVNSRENPARYKVPVPNRHLEQTPPKSYLCHYELADSLPHEKMGEVAGEWLQCNPGIFSSPPPLPFKEAHLNTHTFLTTEQLIAPFPLPDQALLFPPDSPEKFKELPSEAYPQQMVPQNVLSAKVKFALAPPALPPLPPPPLRSSSVTTIHHTVLQHHAGVLKVLQPHQQFLSQVPALSRAQPLAQLAVSPAGQAALVAPPPLPLLPPAVLPPAPLPFPPLPHPAGFPSLLAPHPAVIPLQPLF